One genomic window of Bacillus sp. S3 includes the following:
- a CDS encoding PTS transporter subunit EIIC, protein MKYEKLANNIIENIGGEENIESLYHCATRLRFKLKDEEKLNTEKMNDTEGVVTTVKGGGQVQVVIGQHVGDVYKLIMEVTNLDSKKPIAENLDSEKKNGLFNQFIDVISGVFTPVLGILTATGVIKGLLALINTFHWLSPDSGTYQLLSIVGDCFFYAFPIFLGYSAMKKFGGTPFIGMAIGAALIHPSLSGITTGEPLYTLFAGTPFESPIYLEFFGIPVILVSYISSVIPVILSSYFAAKFEKYLDNRISSLVKAFAVPMIVLLVIIPLTFLVIGPIATWLSQLLGLAATGLYNLNSTIFGFLYGALIQVCVMFGLHWGFVAISINNMSVLGFDPVTILGLTAGFGQAGAVLMAIKQSKSKNIKAVGIPAFISSLFGITEPAIYGITLKLKRPFIIGCISTGIGGAIMGFAEAKQYAYGANGIFGFLNVINPETGMDPSVYMTIIACLVSFILSIVLMHFFGLKKGSVESVKENMKKVS, encoded by the coding sequence ATGAAATATGAAAAATTAGCAAATAACATTATTGAAAACATTGGTGGGGAAGAGAATATCGAAAGCCTGTATCATTGTGCAACCCGCCTAAGATTTAAACTGAAAGATGAAGAAAAACTGAATACGGAAAAAATGAATGATACCGAGGGTGTTGTTACTACGGTTAAAGGCGGAGGACAAGTTCAAGTCGTTATTGGACAGCACGTAGGGGATGTATACAAGCTAATAATGGAAGTAACAAATTTGGATTCGAAAAAGCCAATCGCTGAAAATTTGGATAGTGAAAAGAAAAATGGTTTATTTAATCAATTTATTGACGTCATTTCAGGTGTATTTACTCCGGTCTTAGGCATCTTAACCGCAACAGGTGTCATTAAAGGTTTATTAGCATTGATTAACACCTTTCATTGGTTATCTCCCGATTCAGGTACTTATCAGCTTCTATCAATTGTTGGAGACTGTTTCTTTTATGCTTTCCCTATTTTCTTAGGCTATAGCGCCATGAAAAAGTTTGGAGGGACACCATTTATCGGAATGGCGATAGGAGCAGCACTTATTCATCCAAGCCTTTCAGGTATAACCACTGGTGAGCCTTTGTATACTTTATTTGCTGGGACGCCATTTGAATCGCCCATTTATCTTGAGTTCTTTGGAATACCGGTTATACTTGTAAGCTACATATCTTCTGTTATACCTGTCATTTTGTCATCATATTTTGCAGCGAAATTTGAAAAATATTTAGATAACCGTATTTCTAGTTTAGTAAAAGCATTTGCTGTACCAATGATTGTTTTGCTCGTCATTATCCCTTTAACTTTCCTAGTCATTGGACCAATTGCTACATGGTTAAGCCAGCTTCTCGGTTTAGCAGCTACAGGTTTATACAATCTAAATTCGACGATCTTTGGATTCCTCTATGGAGCGTTGATACAAGTCTGTGTTATGTTTGGTCTGCATTGGGGCTTTGTCGCTATTTCTATTAACAATATGAGTGTATTAGGATTTGATCCTGTTACCATCTTAGGGTTAACTGCTGGATTTGGACAAGCTGGTGCAGTTCTAATGGCAATTAAACAAAGTAAAAGCAAAAATATAAAAGCTGTTGGTATTCCGGCATTTATTTCTTCTTTATTTGGAATTACCGAGCCTGCGATTTATGGAATCACCTTAAAATTAAAACGTCCATTTATCATCGGATGTATTTCTACTGGAATTGGCGGAGCAATCATGGGATTTGCCGAAGCTAAACAATATGCGTACGGAGCAAATGGTATTTTTGGTTTCTTGAATGTGATCAATCCAGAAACAGGTATGGATCCTTCCGTTTATATGACAATAATCGCTTGTTTAGTTAGTTTTATTCTATCAATTGTCCTCATGCATTTCTTTGGATTAAAGAAAGGTAGCGTAGAGAGTGTAAAAGAAAATATGAAAAAAGTAAGTTAG
- a CDS encoding glycosyl hydrolase family 95 catalytic domain-containing protein translates to MKKLFYNKPASDWNEALPIGNGFLGAMIFGQVNKERIQLNEDSLWSGGFMDRTNPDSLTYVNEVRELLFKGQIREAEKLASQSMFAKHPHMRHYQTMGDVWIEFFNNSYLEEAVTDESGLLRFVKHEVEIENYQRELNLEEATIDVSYQSNGNHYERKAFASYPNQVVVYHLKSKQNKKLNFEISMTRKDLRSGRGASYLDELEAFDHQFIRMHGHQGSTKNGLDFCTVLKVETSDGTIKQMGSHIVVENASEACIYITGRTSYRNSDPYVWCMETLDNASSKGYKKLLAEHVEDYQHDFNKVLLQFERDYTLDHIPTNERLDRLKKGEKDLGLIELYADFGRYLLISSSKKGSLPANLQGIWNQDFEPAWGSKYTININIQMNYWMAERTGLSDYHLPLFEHLKKISEKGSKVAREMYGARGFVCHHNTDIWGDAAPQDSHIPATIWPMGGAWLCLHVWEHYQYTKDQDFLNEYYPIVRDSVLFFVDYLVKDMNGEWVTGPSVSPENIYMNRNGRTGTLCMGPSMDTQIVRELFQDYLMIVKELNIQDDEIESQVKEKLLGLPEIKIGKHGQIQEWSEDYDEIEPGHRHISQLFALYPGNQINVRNTPDLAEASKLTLKRRLENGGGHTGWSKAWILNFWARLEEPEEAWKNLNELLMNSTLDNLFDNHPPFQIDGNFGGSTGIFELLMQNYNGTIYILPALPEEMSTGSVQGLRTKEGAVIDIFWENMKIKKVEIFGFQEGNINICIPARVTLDHKEITKNIAINKDQRQTLEFYF, encoded by the coding sequence TTGAAAAAATTGTTCTATAACAAGCCTGCATCAGATTGGAATGAGGCCTTGCCGATTGGTAACGGTTTCCTCGGTGCCATGATATTTGGACAAGTAAATAAAGAGAGAATTCAATTAAATGAGGATTCCCTTTGGTCCGGTGGATTTATGGATCGAACCAATCCAGACAGCTTGACATACGTAAACGAGGTTCGTGAATTATTATTTAAAGGCCAAATTAGAGAAGCAGAAAAACTTGCCTCTCAATCTATGTTTGCTAAGCACCCGCATATGCGGCACTATCAAACGATGGGTGATGTTTGGATCGAATTTTTTAATAATAGCTATTTGGAAGAAGCTGTAACGGACGAATCGGGTTTGTTAAGATTCGTTAAACATGAAGTAGAAATTGAGAATTATCAAAGAGAATTGAATTTAGAAGAAGCTACAATCGATGTTTCCTATCAGAGTAATGGAAATCATTACGAACGAAAGGCTTTTGCTTCCTATCCCAACCAGGTTGTCGTGTATCACCTAAAATCGAAACAAAATAAGAAGTTGAATTTTGAAATCAGCATGACGAGAAAAGATCTAAGATCAGGTAGAGGCGCTTCGTACCTTGATGAACTGGAGGCTTTTGATCATCAATTTATCAGAATGCATGGACACCAGGGCTCGACGAAAAATGGACTTGATTTTTGTACAGTATTGAAAGTGGAGACTTCAGATGGAACGATAAAACAAATGGGAAGTCATATCGTTGTTGAAAATGCAAGTGAAGCTTGTATTTATATAACGGGGAGAACCAGTTATCGAAACAGTGATCCATATGTGTGGTGTATGGAAACGTTAGACAACGCTTCTAGTAAAGGGTATAAAAAATTATTAGCTGAACATGTAGAAGATTATCAGCATGATTTTAATAAAGTTTTATTACAGTTTGAAAGGGATTACACTTTAGATCATATACCTACAAATGAAAGGCTAGATCGATTGAAAAAAGGTGAAAAAGATCTCGGTTTGATCGAATTGTATGCTGACTTTGGAAGATATTTGCTTATATCTTCTAGTAAGAAAGGAAGTCTACCGGCAAATTTACAGGGGATTTGGAATCAGGATTTTGAACCGGCTTGGGGATCAAAATATACCATTAATATTAATATTCAAATGAATTATTGGATGGCAGAGAGGACCGGTCTATCTGATTATCATCTTCCACTATTTGAGCATTTAAAGAAAATTAGCGAAAAGGGATCAAAAGTGGCTAGGGAAATGTATGGAGCCAGAGGGTTTGTCTGTCACCATAATACAGATATTTGGGGAGATGCTGCACCTCAAGACAGTCATATCCCAGCTACGATTTGGCCGATGGGTGGAGCTTGGCTGTGCCTGCATGTGTGGGAGCATTATCAGTATACGAAAGATCAAGATTTCCTCAATGAATACTATCCTATTGTCCGGGATTCAGTCTTATTTTTCGTTGACTATCTGGTAAAGGATATGAATGGTGAATGGGTAACAGGGCCATCTGTATCCCCGGAAAATATTTATATGAATAGGAATGGCCGTACGGGAACCTTATGTATGGGTCCCTCCATGGATACACAAATTGTAAGGGAACTATTCCAGGACTATTTAATGATAGTAAAAGAGCTTAATATTCAGGACGACGAAATCGAAAGCCAAGTGAAGGAAAAGTTATTAGGCTTACCAGAAATAAAAATAGGAAAACATGGTCAAATCCAAGAGTGGAGTGAAGATTATGATGAAATTGAACCAGGTCACCGTCATATCTCTCAACTATTTGCTTTGTACCCTGGAAACCAAATTAACGTAAGAAATACTCCTGATCTTGCTGAAGCTTCCAAGTTGACGTTGAAAAGAAGGCTTGAAAATGGCGGTGGACACACTGGATGGAGTAAAGCTTGGATTCTTAACTTCTGGGCAAGATTAGAAGAACCTGAGGAAGCTTGGAAAAATCTCAATGAACTCTTAATGAATTCTACATTAGATAATTTATTCGATAACCACCCGCCATTCCAAATTGATGGAAATTTTGGCGGATCGACAGGCATTTTTGAGTTATTAATGCAAAATTATAATGGAACTATTTATATTTTGCCAGCTTTACCAGAAGAAATGAGTACAGGAAGTGTTCAAGGGCTTCGTACTAAAGAAGGTGCAGTCATTGATATCTTTTGGGAAAATATGAAAATAAAAAAGGTGGAAATTTTCGGATTTCAAGAAGGTAACATCAATATCTGTATTCCAGCAAGAGTTACTTTAGACCATAAAGAAATAACTAAAAATATTGCGATAAATAAAGATCAAAGACAAACATTAGAATTTTACTTCTAA
- a CDS encoding RbsD/FucU family protein — protein MLKGIPPIISPDLIKVLMEMGHGDEIVLADGNFPAASHTSSLINGHGHGVAAFLAAILKLFPLDTYVTYPVMLMDTVEGDEKNPAIWKDYEDIVNKMSDFPVKMEKLERMDFYERSKTAYAIIATSERAPYANIILKKGVL, from the coding sequence ATGCTTAAAGGAATTCCACCCATAATTTCTCCTGACCTAATAAAGGTCTTGATGGAGATGGGGCACGGTGATGAAATTGTACTTGCAGACGGAAATTTTCCGGCTGCAAGTCATACTAGCAGTTTAATAAATGGTCATGGTCATGGCGTTGCAGCGTTCTTGGCAGCCATATTAAAATTATTTCCGCTTGATACATACGTTACATATCCAGTCATGCTGATGGATACAGTTGAAGGCGATGAAAAAAACCCGGCAATCTGGAAGGATTACGAAGATATCGTAAACAAAATGAGCGATTTTCCTGTCAAAATGGAAAAGCTTGAAAGAATGGATTTTTACGAACGAAGTAAGACTGCCTATGCCATCATTGCTACGAGTGAACGAGCGCCATATGCGAATATTATTTTGAAAAAAGGTGTGCTTTAA
- a CDS encoding fumarylacetoacetate hydrolase family protein, translated as MKLATFIKNENEKLAVKLDNQLIDIEETAKKAEWNEVITDVMQVIQFDSSQLQDFEKKVKEAAANGNAVVIDEEDLEWGACVTRPHKIICVGLNYRKHADETNAPYPEVPILFNKFDNTLTGHQSEIVVPSVTNELDYEVELGIVISKKTKNVSQENALSHVFGYCTVNDLSARDLQMRTHQWLLGKTCDDFSPAGPYLVTADEVGDPNNLSLKTYVNDELRQDSNTSDMIFSCAEIVSYISHHMTLVPGDLILTGTPEGVVFGLPADQRVYIQPGDVITVEIEKLGKLTNKFVEEKALVHA; from the coding sequence ATCAATTGATCGATATCGAAGAAACAGCAAAGAAAGCGGAATGGAATGAAGTGATCACAGATGTCATGCAGGTCATTCAGTTTGATTCATCCCAATTACAGGATTTTGAGAAAAAGGTGAAAGAGGCAGCAGCAAATGGCAATGCCGTTGTAATCGATGAAGAGGATCTTGAATGGGGAGCATGTGTAACGCGCCCGCACAAAATCATTTGTGTCGGTTTAAACTATCGCAAACATGCCGATGAAACAAACGCGCCATATCCGGAAGTTCCGATTCTGTTTAATAAGTTTGATAATACTTTAACTGGGCATCAAAGCGAAATTGTCGTCCCGTCTGTAACGAATGAATTGGACTATGAGGTGGAATTAGGAATCGTCATCAGTAAAAAGACAAAAAACGTTTCTCAAGAAAATGCGCTTTCACATGTGTTTGGTTATTGTACGGTGAATGATTTATCTGCAAGAGATCTGCAAATGAGAACTCATCAATGGCTGCTTGGTAAAACATGTGATGATTTTAGTCCGGCAGGTCCTTACTTAGTGACAGCGGATGAAGTGGGGGATCCTAACAATCTAAGTTTAAAAACATATGTGAATGATGAATTAAGACAAGACTCTAACACATCTGACATGATCTTTTCATGCGCAGAGATTGTCAGCTATATTTCTCATCACATGACGCTCGTGCCAGGCGATCTTATTTTAACAGGTACACCTGAGGGAGTCGTATTTGGTCTGCCTGCTGACCAACGTGTTTATATTCAGCCAGGAGATGTGATTACGGTTGAAATTGAAAAGTTAGGAAAGCTGACAAATAAATTTGTAGAAGAAAAGGCACTGGTCCATGCTTAA